CAACAGCAAATACTTGAACGCCAGGACGCTCCTCCTTCAATCTCTTTCCAACTCCTGATAAAGTTCCTGCTGTTCCAACTCCTGAAATAAAGGCATCAATTTGTGGGAAATCATCCAAAATTTCTTTTGCCGTAGTTTCATAGTGTTTAGCGGGATTCGCAGGGTTTTCAAATTGCTGAGGCAGGAAGTATCCGTTTTCAGCCGCTAATTTTTCAGCTTCAGCGATTGCCCCTTTCATTCCTTTTGCCCCTTCAGTCAGGATTAATTCAGCCCCATAAGCCGCCAAGATGCTTCTTCTTTCCACACTCATCGAATCAGGCATTATAATTATAACTCTATATCCTTTCGCTTTCCCTATTAATGCCAATGCAATTCCAGTATTTCCCGAAGTAGGCTCAACAATTGTGCCACCTGGCTTTAATTTGCCTTCTTTTTCAGCCGCTTCTATCATTCCAAGCGCCGCTCTATCCTTTACACTTCCACCAATATTATATTTTTCCAGTTTTACATAAATATCAGCAATATTTTCTTCATTTAAAAATTTTAGTTTTACCACAGGCGTATTTCCAATTAAGTCTAAGATATTTTCATAAATCATTATAAATTACCTCCATATTTTATATTATTTTTTAAATTTGTATCTACAACTATTATAGCACTAAAATTTATTAAAATCAATAGTAAAAATTGAAAATATTTTTAAATTTTGGTTTTTACATGGATTAAATTACAAATTCATATCATCGACATTATCCAGATATTCCTTAATTTTTGGAATTACGGACGCTAATGTTCCTTCTTCAAATGGATTTTTTAAATTAGCAGATTTCATAAGTTCAAAGAATGACTTGCTTCCTCCAAGTTTGCACAGATTCAAATAATCCTTCCAAGCTTTTTCCCTGTCTTCCCTTGATTTTATCCAGAATTGAAAAGCGCAGACTTGTGCTAAAGTGTAGTCGATGTAGTAAAATGGCGAGCTAAAAATATGCCCTTGTCTAAACCAGAAAATTCCATTTTTCAATTCATCAGCTTCTCCGTAATCTCTAGTTGGTAAATATTTTTTCTCAATTTCAAGCCATTTTTCACGACGCTGTTGTGGCGTAACTTCTGGATTTTCATAAACCCAGTGCTGGAATTCATCTACAGTTACTCCATAAGGAATGAATAAAAGAGCTTCTGACAAATGAATAAATTTATATTTTTCTGTATCGTTTTCAAAGAATAGTTTCATCCACGGCCAAGTCAAAAATTCCATACTCATTGAATGAATTTCGCAAGCCTCGTAAGTTGGCCATAAATATTCAGGCACATCAAAACCTCGGCTTTGGTAAACTTGAAAAGCATGCCCCGCTTCGTGCGTCAAAACATCGATATCATGTGCAGTCCCATTAAAATTGGCAAAAATAAATGGAGCCTTGTATTCTGGAATATAAGTGCAGTATCCGCCACTCATTTTCCCCTTTTTAGAAAGCAAGTCAAGCAAATTATTTTCAGTCATAAATGTAAAAAAATCATCAGTTTCCTTCGACAATTCCTTATACATTGTTTTACCATGATTTAAAATCCATTCAGGTGAACCATGTGGATCGGCATTTCCAGAATTAAATTTTATAGACTCGTCATAAAATCTAAGTTTTTCAACACCAAGCCTTTTTTCCTGTCTTTTACGAAGTTCAGTATGCAGTGGAACAATGTTTTCAAGTACTTGCTTTCTGTAACCTTCTACCATTTTTGCATCGTATTCAAGCCTTGAAAGTTGTTTATACCCAAATTCCACATAATTTTTGTATCCCATTTTCTGTGCCATTTTAGTTCTCACTTTTACAAGCGAATCATAAATATTGTCAAATTCTTCTTGATTTTCAGCAAAAAATTGAGCTACTTTCTTTGCGGCTTCAATTCTGACATTTCGGTCCTTTGATTGAGTGTAAGGAACCATTTGCGACAAATTAAGCTCTTTTCCGTCAAAATCAATTTTCGCGCTGGCAATCAATTTTGAATATTTGCTTGACAATCTATTTTCCTCCTGTGCATCTGGAATAATCTCGTTCGAGAAAACTTTCAATGTATTTTCTGCCAAGTCGAACAGCAATTTCCCGTATTTCTTGATGAGTTCAGCTTTAAATTTTGAATTGACAAGCGCTTTATAAAAATCATTAGTAAATCCAAATAAAATTGGACTAATTTCATCCATATACTCATTTTCCTTATCATAAAATTCATCATTTGTATCAATGCTATGACGAATAGAAACAAGCGTCTGCATAGTTTCAATATGGTTTCTCAACTTTATAATTTTATCAAATGCTTCAATTTGTCCCTCCATATTTTCTGCCCTTTCAAAACTATCTATTAGTTCTGAAAATTCTCCTTTTATTTTTTCCAAGTCCAAATGTTCGTATTTGTAATTATTAAAATTCATAATTTTTTTCCTCCATATTTTTTATTTTTATAAGTTTAGTATATCAAATTTTGAATAAAATAACAATTTTGTGATGAAAACCTTTCAAAGATTCAAGCTATAATACTCAAACTTCATAATTATATATTTTTGATAATCTATTATAGTAATTTAAATTTATTTTAAATTTTATTTTTAAAGTTGTATTACTGTGTTGTAACCCTTGTTTTTAACATTTTTTGAAATGGGAGGACTAAAATGAAAATAAAATCAGAATTAACAAAAAAGGAAATGACTGTGGCAAAATGTATGGACATTTGGATAGAAAACGAACATAACTATATAAAAGAATCTACCTATGCCCTATATTTGACAATTATTGAAAAACATTTGAAAGTTTATTTTAAAAATAGAAAAATAAGCACAATTTCCAATAAGGATCTGCAGTCTTTTATTTTGGACAAGCTGAATGATGGAAAATTGAATGGAAATGGAGGTTTATCGAGAAAAACTGTAAAGGATATGGTAACAGTGCTAAATGCAGTTCTTAATTTTGCAATAAAAAGAGAAATAATAAAAAAGACTCAATTTGAATATAAAATTCCAAAAGATGAAAAAGTTGAAAAAATGGAAGTTTTTGATTCTGAGGAAAGAATGAAAATTTTTGAATATATAAAAAAGAACATGAATTGCCGTACAGCTGGAATACTTCTTTGCCTATGCACGGGGCTTAGGATAGGAGAAATATGTGCATTGCGATGGAAGGAGGTTGATATGGCAAGGGGAATTATCAGCATAAACCACACGATACAGCGAATCTACTTAAGCAACGCCAAAAAAAGCGAAGTAATAATTTCCGAACCGAAAACGCAAAGCTCCAAACGAAAGATTCCGATAGCAAGAGAACTTATTCCTGTTCTAGAAAAATTTAAGTCAGAAGACGGGAATTACGTTATTTCAGGAACAGAAAAATATATTGAGCCACGGACATATAGAAAATTCTTCAAAAAAATGCTAGGCTTTTTAAAAATAAGAAAATTAAGATTCCATTCGTTAAGGCACACCTTTGCCACACAGGCGATAGAACTTGGAATAGACTGCAAGACTGTATCTGAAATACTGGGACATTCAACTGTCAGCATTACATTAAATTTGTATGTCCATCCAGATCTTGACCATAAGAAAAAATGTATGAACATAATTTTTGATAATATGGTACAACAGCAACCAAAAGATTAAAAAAATAATCATAAAATTCTAAAAAATGAAAAAACAAGGCTACAGCAAGTACAGTAATACGGCTTTTAAAAATCAAAAATTAAAATACTTTTAAATTCGATTTCTTTTATGTATTTTCACATGAAAAACTATCTTGAATTTGCTGTCGAAATATGCTATACTTACAGCGTAATTATTTGTTAAAAGAATACACTTGCTTAATTCAATTAAAAAATTAAAATATTTAGACAGTTGCTAATTAAAATGTATTTTTTAAATAAAAAAATTAACTGTCTGTTTAAGGTGAGGATGAATAATTATGAAAATAAATAAAGATATTTACATACGGATATTATATATATTTATTTTATATTCACTTTATAACTTTTTGCTAGATAAATACGACTATGTAATAAAATATTTGACAAGTTTCATCTTTATCATATATATATTTACAAAATTTATATTTGGACAGCTGGATTTTTATGCAGAACGTTTCAGGCTAAAAGATATTTTCATAAATTTTGGAATTAATATTGTCTTTTCGATAACTCTGTATGCCTTTTGGAAACGTTTTGACATTTTCAATATGTTTGCGCTGCTGTTCCTGTTTCAAGTGATTTTCAGAAGAATAGTATGCTCGCTCTACATGAAGAAGAAAAATGTGCTCATATTTGGGTCAAATCATATAGAAAATAATATTCAGGAGGACATTATAAGATCCCTTGACTATAATTATGTCGGATATATTTCCAACAACAAAAGCAGAGCGACAGAATATCTTATTGGAAGTTACGAACAGATGGAGGAAATTATTTACCAAAAAAAAATTGATATTCTTGTAATTGTAAAAGATATAAAAAGCCCTGGCTTTAAAAAATATATGAAACGCATTTTTGACTTGAAGATAAATGGGCTTAAAATAATGAATTATGAAGAATTTAATGAAGATATCCAAAAAAAAATTGATATAAATAAAATAAACGAGGAATGGCTTCTCCAGTCAAACGGATTTGACATTCTAAATAACGAAGTGCAAAGGAATATAAAGCGTGGGATGGACTTGATGCTTGCACTGATATTGATGGTTATTCTTTCTCCGCTTGCGTTAATAGTTTCAATAATTATTAAACTGGAATCAAAAGGTCCTGTCATATTCAAGCAGATGCGCATAGGTGAAAATATGCGTCCCTTCAAGGTATATAAGTTTCGAAGCATGAGGCTCCATGATCCGGAAAAATATTCAAAATACACTTTGGATAACGACAGCAGAGTTACCAAGTTTGGCAAGTTTATAAGAAAAACAAGAATTGACGAACTTCCGCAGCTCTGGAACATATTGAAGGGTACAATGAGCTTTGTTGGACCGCGTCCTGAATGGGATATTCTTGCAAAAGATTACGCAAGGCAAATACATTATTATAACCTTAGGCATCTTATAAAACCTGGAATAACAGGCTGGGCTCAAGTGATGTTTCCGTATGGGGAAAGCTTAGATGATGCAAAAAAAAAGCTGGAATATGATTTATATTATTTAAAACATCAGGATTTTATACTTGATGTGCTTGTTGTCGCAAAAACGGCAAAAGCTGTATTTTTTGGAAAAGGAAAATAAACTAAATTTCGAGGAGGATTCTCATGAAAGGAATTATTTTAGCTGGAGGAAGCGGAACTAGGCTGTATCCTCTGACAAAGTCGATTTCAAAACAGATTATGCCAATTTATGATAAGCCAATGATTTATTATCCTTTATCTGTGCTTATGCTTGCAAATATAAAGGATATTTTGATAATTTCTACACCAAGGGATTTACCGTTGTTCCGAGAACTTTTAGGCGATGGAAGTGATTTGGGAATAAATCTGGAATATAAGATTCAAGAAAATCCAAATGGACTTGCAGAAGCATTTTTAATTGGCGAAGAATTTATTGGTAATGATAATGTGGCTCTAATTCTGGGCGATAATATATTTTATGGAAGCGGGTTTACAGGTCTGGTTGAAGAATCTGCAAAGTTAAAAGAAGGAGCAATAATATTTGGATATCCTGTAAAGGATCCTAGAGCTTACGGAGTAGTTGAATTTGATGAAAACGGAAAAGCTATCTCTTTGGAGGAAAAGCCTGAAAATCCAAAATCAAATTATGCAATTCCAGGACTCTACTTCTACGATAACACAGTAATTCAAAAAGCTAAAACTATAAAGCCTTCCGCAAGAGGCGAACTTGAAATCACAGCCGTAAACGAGCTGTATCTTTCTGAAGGCAAGCTGAATGTAAAAAATTTAGGAAGAGGGATTGCGTGGCTTGATACAGGGACTCACGAAGCGCTGCTGGAAGCCGCTAATTACGTGGAAGCTATCCAAAAGCGACAAGGATTTTACGTCGCATGTCTTGAAGAAATAGCCTACACTAAAAAATGGATAACCAAAAAGCAGCTGGAAAAACTGGCAGAACCAATGCTAAAGACAGAATATGGGCAATATTTGCTGAGCTTAGGGTAATCCATGTTTATAAATCATAGAAAGTGAAAGTGAGAAGTTAATGGAGTTATTTAAATATAAAGATCTTATAAAAGAATTAGTTGTTAGGGACATAAAAGTAAAATATAAAAAATCAGTTTTGGGGATATTATGGAGTATTTTAAATCCCCTTTTAATGATGATAGTTCTATCGATTGTTTTTTCGGAAATTTTTAAATCTTCAACTAAAAATTTCCCTCTGTATCTCATTACTGGGCAGGTAATTTTTAATTTTTTTTCAGAATCTACTAATATGTCTATGATGTCAATACTTGGAAATGGAGGTCTTATAAAAAAGGTTTATCTGCCTAAGTATATTTTTCCACTTTCTAAAACCTTATTTGGATTAGTAAATTTAATTTTTTCTTTAATCGCGGTATTTATAGTTATTTTGTTTACAAAACAGAAAATAGGAATATCAAGTTTTTTTATTCCTTTATTATTTATATACGTTACCATATTTAGTTTAGGGATAGGATTCATCCTTTCAAGTACGGCAGTATTTTTTAGGGATATACTTCATCTGTATAGTATTCTATTAATAGTCTGGAACTATCTGACACCAGTTTTTTATCCTTTGGAAATAGTGCCTTATAAATATAGAAATTTTATTTCTCTGAATCCTATGACTTATTATGTAGAGTATTTTAGAAAAATTTTGCTGTATAATGAAATTCCAGATTTAAATTTAAATTTTATATGTTTTTTTGTTTCAATAATATCTCTTGTAATTGGAATATTGGTATTTAGAAAAAATCAAAATAAATTTATTTTGTTTATATAGCACACACAATAAAAGCGAGGTATATGAATGATTGAATTAAAAAATGTTAGTTTAAAATACAATATGAGTAAAGAAAAAGTACTTTCTTTTAAGGAATACATCATAAAATTTATAAAAAATGAATTACATTATGAGGAGTTCTGGGCATTAAAAAATATAACTATGAAAATAGAAAAAGGTGAAGTTGTAGGTTTAGTAGGCTTTAATGGAGCAGGAAAAAGTACTCTTTTAAAAATTATTTCTCAAATAATAGAACCTACAACAGGAACAGTGAAAGTCAATGGGAAAATATCACCGCTCATAGAGTTGGGAACAGGGTTTGACTTTGATTTGACAGCTAGAGAAAACATATATCTTAACGGTTATATATTAGGATATAGTAAAAAATTTATTAATAAAAGTTTTGAAGAAATAGTTGATTTTGCAGAACTTAGTGAATTTATTGATGTTCCATTAAAGAATTTTTCTTCTGGAATGGTAGCAAGATTGGGATTTGCAATATCTACGATTGTAAAACCTGATATTTTGATAGTAGACGAAATTTTATCGGTTGGAGATTTTAAATTTCAAGAAAAAAGTTTAAATAAAATAAAATCCATGATGAAAGATGGGGTAACAGTACTTATGGTGTCCCACTCATTAGATCAGATAGAGAAAATGTGTAACAGGGTAGTTTGGCTTGAAAATGGAAGTATTAAAAAAATAGGCTTAACAAAAGAAATATGCAGTGAATATAAAAACAGTTGAATTTATAGGAGGAGAGATGAAGATACTGGTAACAGGAGCTAATGGTTATATTGGAAAAAATGTTGTAAAGTGGCTATTAGATAACAAAAATGATGTTCTAGCAACAGATATTAATTTAGATAAAGTTGATGAAAGAGCTGAAAAACTAGTTGTTAATTTATTTGAAAATATAGACGAGCATTTAGAAAAGTTTAAAGACATTGATGCGTGCATTCATTTAGCTTGGAGAAATGGATTTGTTCACAATTCGATAACACATCTTCAGGATATATCAAAACATTATGAATTTTTAGAAAAAATAAGTAAAATTGGAATAAAAAACATAAATGTTATAGGAACAATGCATGAAATAGGATATTGGGAAGGAGAAATAAATGAAGATACTCCAACGAATCCTATTTCTTTTTATGGAATAGCAAAAAATACATTGAGACAATCACTAAAAATTTTAGAAAAATCAGAAAATATCGAATTAAAATGGTTAAGAGTTTATTATATTCAAGGAGATGACAGAAATAATAACTCAATTTTTTCAAAAATTCTTCAAAAAGAAGAAGAGGGGGCAGAGAAGTTTCCTTTTACTACAGGGATAAATAAATATGATTTCATCAATGTATTCAAATTAGCAGAGATGATTTCAAAAGCTTCCTTACAAACTGAAATAAAAGGAATTATAAACTGTTGCTCAGGTAAGGCAATTAGTTTGAAAGATAAAGTTGAAAGTTTTTTATTGGAAAATAATTTGAAAATAAAATTAGAGTATGGAGTTTTTCCTGACAGGGAATATGATTCTCCTGCATTATGGGGAAATAATGAAAAAATAAAAGAAATAATAAATAAGGGAGAATAGGTAAATGAAAAGAGTTGCAATATATTTTTTCTATGATAAGGACGGGGTGGTTGACAGATATGTAAATTATTTTTTAGAAGACTTTAAACAAAATCTAGACAGACTGATAGTTGTATGTAATGGTAAATTAACGCCAGAAGGAAGAGAAGAATTTTCTAAATATACTAATGAGATAATTGTAAGAGAAAATAAGGGATTTGATGTTTGGGCATATAAAGAAGGTATAGAATACATCGGCTGGGATAATTTAAAAAATTATGATGAATTAATTATGTTAAATATGACTATTATGGGACCTATTTACTCATTTAAGGAAATGTTTGATGAAATGGACAGCAGAAAAGAGCTTGACTTTTGGGGAATAACGAAATTTCATAAATTTCCAGTTGATCCATGGGGATTGATAAAATACGGATATATTCCAGAGCATATACAGTCACATTTCATAGCAGTAAGAAATCCAATGCTTACAAGTTATGAATTTAAACAGCATTGGGAAAAAATGAGAATGATAAATACATATTTTGAAAGTGTTTCCTATCATGAGTCTATTTTTACAAAAAAATTTAATGATAAAGGATTCAAATCAGATAGCTATATAAATAGTGATGATTTAAAAGATTTTACAGATCATCCAATAATAGATTACCCTAAAAAAATAATAGAGGAAAAAAGATGTCCTATTTTTAAAAGAAGATCCTTTTTTAATCCTTATGATGATTTTTTAACACGTAGTATGGGGAGATCTTCTCTGGAACTATTCAAATATATTGAAGAGAATACAAGTTATGATGTAAATCTTATATGGGATAATATACTAAGAGTTGAAAACATGTATGATATAAAAAATACTTTACACCTTAACTATAATCTTCCATCAAATTACAGCTTACTAAAAGATAACGATTCAAAAAAAATAGGATTATTCTTTCATATTTATTTTGAAGATTTAATTGAAGAATGTTTTAATTATGCTTCAAATATGCCTGAATACGTTGATATTTTTATAACGACAGATAAAGAAAGTAAAAAAATAAAAATAGAAAATAAATTTTCAGAACTAAAAAATAAAGTAGATATTAAAATAATAGAAAACAGGGGAAGAGATGTGAGTGCTTTTCTAGTTCCAAATAGAGAAGAGATTTTAAAATATGATATAGCATGTTTTGCTCATGATAAAAAAACAAAGCAACTTCACCCTGAATTAAAAGGTGAAGAATTTAAATATAAATGTCTTGAAAATATACTGGGCAATAAAAATTTTGTTAATAACATAATAAATTTATTTGTTGAAAACCCTAGGTTAGGATTACTATCTCCACCAGCCCCTAACCATGCAGAATTTTATGGAAACCTTGGAAGGGAATGGGGAGAAAACTACGATATAACAGTAGAATTTTTAAAAGATTTAAAGATTGAAATAAATGTCGACAAGGGTAAAGCTCCGATTGCACCTTATGGAACAATGTTTTGGTTCAGACCAAAAGCAATGAAAAAATTACTAGAAAAAACTTGGAAATACGAAGATTTTCCTAAGGAACCAAATAAAATAGACGGAACACTGCTTCATGCAATAGAAAGAGCATATCCTTTTGTTGTTCAGGAAGCTGGATTTTATTCAGCGAATGTTTTAAATGAAGACTTTACAAGAGTAGAAATGACAAATCTAGGTTTTATGCTTTCATCATTAAATAAGATGTTGTATTCAAATAAATTATTTCAACATTATGGAATGCAATATTTTTTATTAGATTTTATGAAGAAAACATTGGGAGGAAAGCTAAGATTCCGTAATCTTTTAAAAATGTTTATTATTTCTAAAATGCCAGAAGGAATGAGAAATTTTTTAATAAAAATTAGAAATAAATTTAGAAGGAGAAAAAATGAAAATTAAAAGAAAAATCGGACTATTTTATATATTTGTTTTTTATGTTATATTCATTATGACACTAAATTATCCTAATCATCCAGATGAATATATGTATTCATATATTTTTGGAACAGATATAAGAATATCTTATCCAATCCAATTATTTATCTCTTTAAAAAAAATGTATTTTGAATGGTCTGGTAGAGTTATCTCAAATTTTTTACAACAATTTTTTATATTTATAGGAAAAGATAGTTTTGTTATATTAAATTCTTTTGTTTTTATCTTAATTTTATTTTTTAGTTCTAAACTTATATTAAAAATTTTAAAAATAGATAATAAATTTACAGAATTTAACGTTTTAAAAACACATGTATTAGTTTTATTTGGAATTTGGTTTTATATTCCTGCATTTTCACAAGATTTTATTTGGATGGTAGGAAGTACTAATTACGCTTGGCCACTACTTTTGAGTATTCTTTTATTATATTATTTTATTGAAAATACAAATGAAAAAAAATTGAATTGGAAATATATTTTACTGTTGCTTGTGGTTGCTATTTCAAATGAAAGTAGCGTTGTATTTACAGGTATTTTTATGTTTCTAGAAATAGTTTTAGAAAAGTTAAAATATAATAAATGCTCTCAGTATAAAATAAAATCTATCGTATATTTTTTTATATTTTCGTTAATACAAATATTAGCTCCCGGAAATATGTCGAGAATAAAAAATGAAAGTGTTGAATTTTTTCCTA
This is a stretch of genomic DNA from Leptotrichia hofstadii. It encodes these proteins:
- the cysK gene encoding cysteine synthase A, whose product is MIYENILDLIGNTPVVKLKFLNEENIADIYVKLEKYNIGGSVKDRAALGMIEAAEKEGKLKPGGTIVEPTSGNTGIALALIGKAKGYRVIIIMPDSMSVERRSILAAYGAELILTEGAKGMKGAIAEAEKLAAENGYFLPQQFENPANPAKHYETTAKEILDDFPQIDAFISGVGTAGTLSGVGKRLKEERPGVQVFAVEPSTSAVLSGEQPGKHFQQGLGAGFIPGNYDPELVDEIIKITNEEAIEFATRASKENGLFIGISSGTAIAAAYKVAKKLGKGKKVLAILPDGGEKYLSVEVFRNSL
- a CDS encoding M3 family oligoendopeptidase — encoded protein: MNFNNYKYEHLDLEKIKGEFSELIDSFERAENMEGQIEAFDKIIKLRNHIETMQTLVSIRHSIDTNDEFYDKENEYMDEISPILFGFTNDFYKALVNSKFKAELIKKYGKLLFDLAENTLKVFSNEIIPDAQEENRLSSKYSKLIASAKIDFDGKELNLSQMVPYTQSKDRNVRIEAAKKVAQFFAENQEEFDNIYDSLVKVRTKMAQKMGYKNYVEFGYKQLSRLEYDAKMVEGYRKQVLENIVPLHTELRKRQEKRLGVEKLRFYDESIKFNSGNADPHGSPEWILNHGKTMYKELSKETDDFFTFMTENNLLDLLSKKGKMSGGYCTYIPEYKAPFIFANFNGTAHDIDVLTHEAGHAFQVYQSRGFDVPEYLWPTYEACEIHSMSMEFLTWPWMKLFFENDTEKYKFIHLSEALLFIPYGVTVDEFQHWVYENPEVTPQQRREKWLEIEKKYLPTRDYGEADELKNGIFWFRQGHIFSSPFYYIDYTLAQVCAFQFWIKSREDREKAWKDYLNLCKLGGSKSFFELMKSANLKNPFEEGTLASVIPKIKEYLDNVDDMNL
- a CDS encoding tyrosine-type recombinase/integrase is translated as MKIKSELTKKEMTVAKCMDIWIENEHNYIKESTYALYLTIIEKHLKVYFKNRKISTISNKDLQSFILDKLNDGKLNGNGGLSRKTVKDMVTVLNAVLNFAIKREIIKKTQFEYKIPKDEKVEKMEVFDSEERMKIFEYIKKNMNCRTAGILLCLCTGLRIGEICALRWKEVDMARGIISINHTIQRIYLSNAKKSEVIISEPKTQSSKRKIPIARELIPVLEKFKSEDGNYVISGTEKYIEPRTYRKFFKKMLGFLKIRKLRFHSLRHTFATQAIELGIDCKTVSEILGHSTVSITLNLYVHPDLDHKKKCMNIIFDNMVQQQPKD
- a CDS encoding exopolysaccharide biosynthesis polyprenyl glycosylphosphotransferase, giving the protein MKINKDIYIRILYIFILYSLYNFLLDKYDYVIKYLTSFIFIIYIFTKFIFGQLDFYAERFRLKDIFINFGINIVFSITLYAFWKRFDIFNMFALLFLFQVIFRRIVCSLYMKKKNVLIFGSNHIENNIQEDIIRSLDYNYVGYISNNKSRATEYLIGSYEQMEEIIYQKKIDILVIVKDIKSPGFKKYMKRIFDLKINGLKIMNYEEFNEDIQKKIDINKINEEWLLQSNGFDILNNEVQRNIKRGMDLMLALILMVILSPLALIVSIIIKLESKGPVIFKQMRIGENMRPFKVYKFRSMRLHDPEKYSKYTLDNDSRVTKFGKFIRKTRIDELPQLWNILKGTMSFVGPRPEWDILAKDYARQIHYYNLRHLIKPGITGWAQVMFPYGESLDDAKKKLEYDLYYLKHQDFILDVLVVAKTAKAVFFGKGK
- the rfbA gene encoding glucose-1-phosphate thymidylyltransferase RfbA, producing MKGIILAGGSGTRLYPLTKSISKQIMPIYDKPMIYYPLSVLMLANIKDILIISTPRDLPLFRELLGDGSDLGINLEYKIQENPNGLAEAFLIGEEFIGNDNVALILGDNIFYGSGFTGLVEESAKLKEGAIIFGYPVKDPRAYGVVEFDENGKAISLEEKPENPKSNYAIPGLYFYDNTVIQKAKTIKPSARGELEITAVNELYLSEGKLNVKNLGRGIAWLDTGTHEALLEAANYVEAIQKRQGFYVACLEEIAYTKKWITKKQLEKLAEPMLKTEYGQYLLSLG
- a CDS encoding ABC transporter permease, giving the protein MELFKYKDLIKELVVRDIKVKYKKSVLGILWSILNPLLMMIVLSIVFSEIFKSSTKNFPLYLITGQVIFNFFSESTNMSMMSILGNGGLIKKVYLPKYIFPLSKTLFGLVNLIFSLIAVFIVILFTKQKIGISSFFIPLLFIYVTIFSLGIGFILSSTAVFFRDILHLYSILLIVWNYLTPVFYPLEIVPYKYRNFISLNPMTYYVEYFRKILLYNEIPDLNLNFICFFVSIISLVIGILVFRKNQNKFILFI
- a CDS encoding ABC transporter ATP-binding protein, yielding MIELKNVSLKYNMSKEKVLSFKEYIIKFIKNELHYEEFWALKNITMKIEKGEVVGLVGFNGAGKSTLLKIISQIIEPTTGTVKVNGKISPLIELGTGFDFDLTARENIYLNGYILGYSKKFINKSFEEIVDFAELSEFIDVPLKNFSSGMVARLGFAISTIVKPDILIVDEILSVGDFKFQEKSLNKIKSMMKDGVTVLMVSHSLDQIEKMCNRVVWLENGSIKKIGLTKEICSEYKNS
- a CDS encoding NAD-dependent epimerase/dehydratase family protein, yielding MKILVTGANGYIGKNVVKWLLDNKNDVLATDINLDKVDERAEKLVVNLFENIDEHLEKFKDIDACIHLAWRNGFVHNSITHLQDISKHYEFLEKISKIGIKNINVIGTMHEIGYWEGEINEDTPTNPISFYGIAKNTLRQSLKILEKSENIELKWLRVYYIQGDDRNNNSIFSKILQKEEEGAEKFPFTTGINKYDFINVFKLAEMISKASLQTEIKGIINCCSGKAISLKDKVESFLLENNLKIKLEYGVFPDREYDSPALWGNNEKIKEIINKGE
- a CDS encoding rhamnan synthesis F family protein; the protein is MKRVAIYFFYDKDGVVDRYVNYFLEDFKQNLDRLIVVCNGKLTPEGREEFSKYTNEIIVRENKGFDVWAYKEGIEYIGWDNLKNYDELIMLNMTIMGPIYSFKEMFDEMDSRKELDFWGITKFHKFPVDPWGLIKYGYIPEHIQSHFIAVRNPMLTSYEFKQHWEKMRMINTYFESVSYHESIFTKKFNDKGFKSDSYINSDDLKDFTDHPIIDYPKKIIEEKRCPIFKRRSFFNPYDDFLTRSMGRSSLELFKYIEENTSYDVNLIWDNILRVENMYDIKNTLHLNYNLPSNYSLLKDNDSKKIGLFFHIYFEDLIEECFNYASNMPEYVDIFITTDKESKKIKIENKFSELKNKVDIKIIENRGRDVSAFLVPNREEILKYDIACFAHDKKTKQLHPELKGEEFKYKCLENILGNKNFVNNIINLFVENPRLGLLSPPAPNHAEFYGNLGREWGENYDITVEFLKDLKIEINVDKGKAPIAPYGTMFWFRPKAMKKLLEKTWKYEDFPKEPNKIDGTLLHAIERAYPFVVQEAGFYSANVLNEDFTRVEMTNLGFMLSSLNKMLYSNKLFQHYGMQYFLLDFMKKTLGGKLRFRNLLKMFIISKMPEGMRNFLIKIRNKFRRRKNEN